The following are encoded in a window of Pseudomonas sp. St316 genomic DNA:
- a CDS encoding Na+/H+ antiporter subunit G has translation MTGELSMWVEIPVAILLVLSSLCALAGAIGLVRLKDYFQRMHPPALASTLGAWCVALASIIYFSALKSGPVLHAWLIPILLSITVPVTTLLLARAALFRKRMAGDDVPAEVSSRKTGQHG, from the coding sequence ATGACCGGCGAACTGTCGATGTGGGTCGAAATTCCGGTGGCGATCCTGCTGGTGCTCAGCAGCCTCTGCGCCCTGGCCGGAGCCATCGGCCTGGTGCGGCTGAAGGATTATTTCCAGCGCATGCACCCACCGGCCCTGGCGTCCACACTGGGGGCCTGGTGCGTGGCGCTGGCTTCGATCATCTACTTTTCCGCGCTCAAGTCCGGGCCGGTATTGCACGCCTGGCTGATACCGATCCTGTTGTCCATCACCGTCCCTGTGACCACCCTGCTGCTGGCCCGGGCGGCATTGTTTCGAAAGCGCATGGCTGGGGATGATGTGCCAGCGGAGGTCAGTAGTCGCAAAACCGGGCAGCACGGCTGA
- a CDS encoding ABC transporter substrate-binding protein produces MKRVRQWLAAWATFAVLVSPLPASAATAPIHFADLNWESGSLITDILRIIVEKGYGLATDTLPGTTITLETALANNDIQVIGEEWAGRSPVWVKAEAEGKVVALGDTVKGATEGWWVPEYVIKGDPAKGIKPLAPDLRSVQDLARYKHVFKDPESPDKGRFLNSPIGWTSEVVNKQKLKAYGLTDSYVNFRSGSGAALDAEITSSIRRGKPILFYYWSPTPLLGRFKLVQLQEPPFDAEAWKTLTDADNPNPKPTRSLASKLSIGVSAPFQKQYPDIAEFFSKVDLPIEPLNKALADMSEKRTPPREAAEAFLKAHPQVWQAWLPKEVADKVSADL; encoded by the coding sequence ATGAAACGAGTTCGACAGTGGCTGGCTGCCTGGGCCACCTTCGCTGTGTTGGTTTCACCCCTTCCGGCGTCGGCCGCCACGGCGCCGATCCACTTTGCCGACTTGAACTGGGAAAGTGGCAGCCTGATCACCGATATCCTGCGGATCATCGTCGAAAAAGGCTATGGGCTTGCGACCGACACATTGCCGGGTACCACCATTACCCTGGAAACCGCCTTGGCCAATAACGACATCCAGGTGATCGGCGAGGAATGGGCCGGTCGTAGCCCGGTGTGGGTCAAGGCCGAGGCCGAAGGCAAGGTGGTTGCCCTGGGTGACACCGTCAAAGGCGCGACCGAAGGCTGGTGGGTACCCGAGTACGTCATCAAGGGCGACCCGGCCAAGGGCATCAAGCCCCTGGCCCCGGACCTGCGCAGTGTCCAGGACCTTGCGCGCTACAAGCATGTGTTCAAGGATCCGGAGAGCCCCGACAAGGGCCGCTTCCTCAACAGTCCCATCGGCTGGACATCGGAAGTGGTGAACAAGCAAAAGCTCAAGGCGTATGGCCTGACCGACAGCTACGTGAACTTCCGCAGCGGCTCGGGGGCGGCGCTGGACGCGGAGATCACATCGTCGATCCGCCGGGGCAAGCCGATCCTGTTCTACTACTGGTCACCCACGCCATTGCTCGGACGTTTCAAGTTGGTGCAGCTGCAAGAGCCGCCGTTCGATGCCGAGGCCTGGAAAACCCTGACCGACGCCGATAACCCCAACCCGAAGCCGACCCGCTCACTGGCCTCGAAACTGTCGATTGGCGTTTCTGCCCCGTTCCAGAAGCAATACCCGGACATTGCCGAGTTCTTCAGCAAAGTCGATTTGCCCATCGAACCGTTGAACAAGGCCCTGGCCGACATGAGCGAGAAACGCACCCCGCCCCGTGAAGCCGCCGAGGCATTCCTCAAGGCACATCCGCAGGTCTGGCAGGCCTGGCTGCCCAAGGAGGTGGCGGACAAAGTGTCTGCCGACCTCTAG
- a CDS encoding DUF3995 domain-containing protein, with protein sequence MTLLLARSLVAMFAAISLIHMYWALGGRWAAKAVVPQVPVKQGEALRPAFDPSGWLTLLVALALLMIALLVCLRVGLLAQPVTHRALQWLISAIALLMFARAIGESNLVGFFKEFKDSTFARLDTWVYSPLCVVLGAGLLTVAWA encoded by the coding sequence ATGACGCTTTTATTGGCTCGGTCGCTGGTCGCAATGTTTGCGGCCATCAGCTTGATTCATATGTATTGGGCCCTGGGTGGGCGGTGGGCGGCCAAGGCTGTGGTGCCTCAGGTGCCGGTGAAGCAGGGGGAGGCGCTGCGACCGGCGTTCGATCCCTCGGGCTGGCTGACCTTGCTGGTGGCCCTGGCGCTGCTGATGATTGCGCTGCTGGTGTGCCTGCGGGTCGGCCTGCTGGCGCAGCCGGTCACTCATCGGGCGTTGCAGTGGCTGATCAGCGCGATTGCCTTGCTGATGTTCGCCCGGGCCATTGGCGAATCGAACCTGGTGGGCTTCTTCAAGGAGTTCAAGGACTCGACATTCGCCAGGCTCGACACCTGGGTCTATTCGCCGTTGTGCGTGGTGCTTGGGGCTGGGTTGCTGACGGTGGCCTGGGCCTGA
- a CDS encoding Na+/H+ antiporter subunit E — MKRLFPAPWLSLALWILWLVMNLSLSAGHLLLGAALGFLAPLMMRPLRPRPIRIRRPWVVLRLFLLVGRDVLVSNLAVAWGVLNASRRPPRSRFVKVPLDLHDANGLAALSMITTVVPGTVWSELALDRSILLLHVFDLADEASFIAHFKATYERPLMEIFQ, encoded by the coding sequence ATGAAGCGCCTGTTCCCCGCCCCGTGGCTGTCCCTGGCACTGTGGATACTGTGGCTGGTGATGAACCTGTCACTGAGCGCTGGCCACCTGTTGCTGGGGGCCGCGCTGGGCTTCCTGGCACCGCTGATGATGCGTCCGCTGCGACCGCGGCCGATCCGTATCCGTCGGCCGTGGGTAGTGTTGCGCTTGTTCCTGCTGGTGGGCCGCGACGTACTGGTGTCCAACCTGGCGGTGGCCTGGGGTGTACTGAACGCCAGCCGCCGCCCGCCACGCTCGCGGTTCGTCAAGGTGCCGCTGGACCTGCACGACGCCAACGGCCTGGCGGCGCTGTCGATGATCACCACGGTGGTTCCCGGGACCGTCTGGTCGGAACTGGCCCTGGACCGCAGCATCCTGTTGTTGCATGTGTTCGATCTGGCGGACGAGGCGTCCTTCATCGCCCATTTCAAGGCCACCTACGAGCGCCCGTTGATGGAGATTTTCCAATGA
- a CDS encoding K+/H+ antiporter subunit F, whose product MSPLLSNAILLSLFLFSLAMVLTLWRLFKGPSAQDRVLALDYLYIVAMLMMLVLGIRYASDTYFEAALLIALFGFVGSFALAKFLLRGEVIE is encoded by the coding sequence ATGAGCCCCTTGCTGTCCAACGCGATCCTGTTGAGCCTGTTCCTGTTCTCCCTGGCGATGGTGTTGACCCTGTGGCGGCTGTTCAAGGGCCCATCGGCCCAGGATCGGGTATTGGCCCTGGACTACCTGTACATCGTGGCGATGCTGATGATGTTGGTGCTGGGCATCCGTTATGCCAGTGACACCTATTTCGAGGCGGCGCTGCTGATCGCCCTGTTCGGCTTTGTCGGCTCGTTTGCCCTGGCCAAGTTCCTGCTGCGCGGCGAGGTGATCGAATGA
- a CDS encoding DUF2789 family protein has translation MEQPSHELKTLFDQLGLPSDDKAIDDFIIAHPLTPETKLVEADFWSDQQKDLLREWLLADGEEAVLVDQLNVRLHDGK, from the coding sequence ATGGAACAACCTTCCCACGAACTCAAGACCCTGTTCGACCAACTGGGCCTACCCTCCGACGACAAGGCCATTGACGACTTCATCATCGCCCACCCGCTGACCCCGGAGACCAAGCTGGTGGAGGCCGATTTCTGGTCGGACCAGCAAAAAGACCTGCTCCGGGAATGGCTGCTCGCCGATGGCGAAGAGGCAGTGCTGGTGGATCAGCTGAACGTGCGCCTGCACGACGGCAAGTAG